Proteins encoded in a region of the Aliivibrio fischeri ATCC 7744 = JCM 18803 = DSM 507 genome:
- the tal gene encoding transaldolase: MTTKLEQLRKLTTVVADTGDIEAIAKYTPEDATTNPSLILKAAEITEYAPLIDASIEYAKAQSNDKTQQVQDTCDMLAVNIGKEILKVVPGRISTEVDARLSYDTEGSVAKARQLIKMYNDAGITNDRILIKLASTWEGIRAAEILEKEGINCNLTLLFSFAQARACAEAGVYLISPFVGRIMDWYKAKEGRDFEPSEDPGVVSVTGIYNYYKEHGYNTVVMGASFRNIGEILELAGCDRLTISPNLLQELEEATGEVVEKLVDTNGNKARPAAMTHAEFLWDHNQDAMAVEKLAEGIRNFAVDQGKLEAMIAAKL, encoded by the coding sequence ATGACAACTAAACTAGAACAACTTCGTAAACTAACAACAGTAGTAGCTGACACGGGTGACATTGAAGCAATCGCAAAGTACACGCCTGAAGATGCAACAACGAACCCTTCTCTAATTCTAAAAGCGGCAGAAATTACTGAATACGCACCACTAATCGATGCATCGATTGAATACGCTAAAGCGCAAAGCAACGACAAAACGCAGCAAGTTCAAGATACTTGCGACATGCTTGCAGTTAACATCGGTAAAGAAATTCTTAAAGTCGTACCTGGACGTATCTCAACAGAAGTAGATGCTCGTCTTTCTTACGATACTGAAGGCAGTGTGGCAAAAGCACGTCAACTGATCAAAATGTACAACGATGCAGGCATTACTAATGACCGTATCCTTATCAAACTGGCTTCTACTTGGGAAGGCATCCGTGCTGCAGAGATCCTAGAAAAAGAAGGCATCAACTGTAACCTAACTCTTCTATTCTCTTTTGCTCAAGCTCGCGCATGTGCTGAAGCGGGTGTTTATCTGATTTCTCCATTTGTTGGCCGTATCATGGACTGGTACAAAGCGAAAGAAGGTCGTGACTTTGAGCCAAGTGAAGACCCAGGTGTTGTTTCAGTTACTGGTATTTACAACTACTACAAAGAACATGGCTACAACACAGTTGTGATGGGCGCAAGCTTCCGTAACATTGGTGAAATCCTTGAATTAGCAGGCTGTGACCGCCTAACAATTAGCCCTAACCTACTTCAAGAACTTGAAGAAGCAACAGGTGAAGTGGTTGAGAAACTGGTTGATACAAACGGCAATAAAGCGCGTCCTGCAGCAATGACTCACGCAGAGTTCCTATGGGATCATAACCAAGACGCAATGGCAGTTGAGAAACTGGCTGAAGGTATCCGTAACTTTGCGGTTGACCAAGGTAAGCTAGAAGCAATGATTGCTGCTAAGCTATAA
- a CDS encoding BatD family protein has product MKRHLNYQSSIMKISLMKKILLLITLTLSGVSYANAQAIATVSKNNITENEVIQLMVSVDKSADQSKFDISQLGPDFRSGQVSFGSSRSLVNGDYSVQSQWTVSIAPTKMGILTIPSMEVAGEQTNPINIRVNKDATAPKSSDIIKVSGELSKNELYEGETAQFNAKIAIFADIRRLKDPNIITPQGSGVEFSPIGESKQYQTVIDGLQATVVEQVFSLSANKAGKLTFDGLAFTGGLIQTDRYGRSTKLIPLNINPKQYSINVLTKPSDYKGTWLPTSDLKLGQQWLVDGKVLTNTEVEAGTAITRQITLMMADVPPEKLPSIDINYPKSVRMYDEKPTIGKDSQGNSVMTIKQVIIPHTSGQVELPAVSIQWWNSKTHKAEVAKLDSLMLTVTPNSQNSEQMIERQTNEQSRTVIKREVDHGIWPYTTLGFAILWLLTLIAWYKARNSVSKETLTVTSNHGISNSDISVLITALKSDNTILAHQIIQDHADDWKAKGINTDKVKVLIEKLSYAKYSNKSENPDKERLIKEITQQLKVSKKSKSSPAELEAL; this is encoded by the coding sequence ATGAAAAGACACTTAAACTACCAATCTTCAATAATGAAAATATCACTGATGAAGAAAATACTATTACTGATTACCCTAACTCTTAGCGGGGTGTCATATGCCAACGCCCAAGCTATTGCAACCGTTAGCAAAAACAACATTACTGAAAACGAAGTTATCCAACTGATGGTATCAGTAGATAAAAGCGCAGATCAAAGCAAGTTTGATATTAGCCAGCTCGGACCGGATTTTCGTTCAGGCCAAGTCAGCTTTGGGAGCTCTCGTTCATTAGTTAATGGCGATTACAGTGTTCAAAGCCAATGGACTGTATCGATTGCACCAACCAAAATGGGGATATTAACCATTCCAAGTATGGAGGTTGCAGGTGAACAAACAAACCCAATCAATATTCGTGTAAATAAAGACGCAACGGCACCAAAAAGCAGCGATATTATCAAAGTCAGTGGTGAGTTAAGTAAAAACGAATTGTACGAAGGTGAAACGGCACAGTTTAATGCCAAAATAGCCATCTTTGCCGATATTCGTCGTTTAAAAGATCCAAATATCATTACTCCTCAAGGAAGCGGTGTTGAATTTTCTCCTATTGGTGAAAGTAAACAATATCAAACGGTTATTGATGGTTTACAAGCAACTGTGGTTGAACAGGTATTTAGTCTAAGCGCAAACAAAGCAGGTAAATTAACCTTTGATGGCTTGGCTTTTACGGGTGGGTTAATACAAACCGATCGTTACGGTCGTAGCACCAAGTTAATTCCCTTAAACATAAACCCAAAACAATACTCAATTAATGTCTTAACGAAACCATCTGATTACAAGGGAACATGGTTACCAACCAGTGATTTGAAATTAGGTCAGCAATGGCTCGTTGATGGCAAAGTCCTAACCAACACAGAGGTTGAAGCTGGCACAGCCATTACTCGCCAAATCACTCTAATGATGGCTGATGTACCACCAGAAAAGTTACCATCTATTGATATCAACTATCCAAAATCAGTTCGTATGTACGACGAAAAGCCGACCATTGGTAAAGACAGCCAAGGGAATAGTGTTATGACCATTAAACAAGTGATCATTCCACATACATCGGGCCAAGTTGAATTACCAGCGGTATCAATTCAATGGTGGAACAGCAAAACGCACAAAGCAGAAGTCGCAAAGTTAGATTCATTAATGCTAACCGTGACACCAAACAGTCAAAACAGCGAACAAATGATCGAGCGGCAGACAAATGAGCAATCAAGAACCGTAATAAAACGAGAAGTTGATCACGGTATTTGGCCTTATACCACCCTAGGTTTTGCTATTTTATGGCTATTAACACTTATTGCTTGGTATAAAGCGCGAAACAGTGTGAGCAAAGAAACATTAACGGTTACATCGAATCACGGCATATCAAACAGTGATATTTCTGTATTAATTACTGCACTTAAATCAGACAATACCATACTTGCACATCAGATCATTCAAGACCATGCTGATGACTGGAAAGCAAAAGGAATCAATACAGATAAAGTCAAAGTGCTCATTGAGAAATTAAGCTATGCTAAATACTCAAATAAATCAGAAAACCCTGATAAAGAAAGGCTTATTAAAGAGATAACTCAACAATTAAAGGTGAGTAAAAAATCAAAATCAAGCCCAGCAGAACTTGAAGCATTATAG
- a CDS encoding vWA domain-containing protein: MVNFTFLYPMWFLALIPLVALIVIQRKNQHHGGLIAPHIAKQLGMIQKKNGHGFLYGLIVIWFCVTTALAGPSFGYKETPSFQLSGARILVMDMSRSLYATDLKPNRLTQAKYKAKDLLPYWKEGMTGLVAYANSSYLVSPLTGDSKTLDNLITNLSPEIMPYKGKGSNLSAAITQSIEMMKKSGHQQGDIVVLTDGVSSSQLEKVTALVDGTKWRISLLGVGTTNGAPIELPNGQLLTDNTGKTVVAKLDPQPLQQIATETNGVAQLIQSDNSDIDAIVRLTKTPLEQVTKNSDTQVNSRANHGYWLLFPIVLLSLFAFRKGMILALLLVLLPVDKSMANTLLSNDYNAHQQYEQKEYQAASEQFQSKQWKGAAQYKAGDYKGAIESLTGLSDIQSQYNLANALAQNGQLEDAKAQYESLLQAHPDMKDAEDNLNLVKKALEKQQEQKQKDDSYKKDKDGDTSLKKDSNGDKKQSQDNKDGSEQSSDSKDSQSQDSQQNQQNQQNQQNQQKDKSQSESESKSDKQEKSDASSQDKKKQEQKEKSAQASDKQKEQSNADKEKKQAQMLSQQGQVDSDAKTTDPRLQKLEQSGAKEDELLRALLYLQAQQQEPPQASENEW, encoded by the coding sequence ATGGTTAATTTTACTTTTCTCTATCCGATGTGGTTTTTAGCCCTCATACCATTAGTGGCTTTGATTGTTATTCAACGAAAAAACCAACATCACGGTGGCTTAATCGCCCCACACATAGCAAAACAACTTGGCATGATTCAAAAAAAGAACGGCCATGGCTTTTTATACGGACTCATCGTTATTTGGTTTTGTGTGACAACAGCACTTGCTGGACCAAGTTTTGGCTATAAAGAAACACCGAGTTTTCAGCTTTCTGGTGCTCGAATTCTTGTTATGGATATGTCTCGCTCTTTGTATGCGACGGATCTTAAACCCAACCGTTTAACCCAAGCAAAATACAAAGCCAAAGATCTTCTGCCTTACTGGAAGGAAGGCATGACAGGGTTAGTGGCTTATGCCAACAGCAGTTATTTAGTAAGTCCGTTAACAGGTGACAGTAAAACGTTAGATAATCTCATTACTAACCTATCTCCTGAAATCATGCCTTATAAAGGGAAAGGAAGTAATTTATCGGCAGCGATTACTCAAAGTATTGAGATGATGAAAAAATCTGGCCATCAACAAGGCGATATCGTTGTCTTAACTGACGGTGTTTCCTCATCACAACTTGAAAAAGTGACCGCATTAGTTGATGGCACTAAATGGCGTATTAGTTTATTGGGTGTCGGTACCACTAATGGTGCACCTATCGAGCTACCTAATGGACAATTATTAACGGATAACACGGGTAAAACGGTCGTCGCAAAACTCGATCCACAACCATTACAGCAAATAGCGACGGAAACGAATGGTGTGGCGCAGCTTATCCAATCGGATAACAGCGACATTGATGCTATCGTTCGGTTAACCAAAACACCTTTAGAGCAAGTAACAAAAAACAGCGATACACAAGTGAACAGTCGTGCAAACCACGGATACTGGTTACTCTTCCCTATTGTATTGCTTTCACTATTTGCTTTTCGAAAAGGAATGATTTTAGCTTTATTGCTTGTATTGCTGCCTGTTGATAAATCCATGGCGAATACGTTGTTATCAAACGATTACAACGCTCACCAACAATATGAACAAAAAGAATATCAAGCGGCCAGTGAACAGTTCCAATCCAAACAATGGAAAGGAGCGGCTCAATATAAAGCGGGAGATTATAAAGGCGCTATTGAAAGCTTAACTGGCCTTAGTGATATCCAATCACAATATAATCTTGCGAATGCATTAGCGCAAAATGGACAACTTGAAGACGCTAAAGCTCAATATGAATCTTTATTGCAAGCCCATCCCGATATGAAGGATGCTGAAGATAATCTGAATTTAGTAAAAAAAGCTTTAGAAAAACAGCAAGAACAAAAGCAGAAAGATGATAGTTATAAAAAAGACAAAGATGGTGATACATCATTAAAGAAAGATTCGAATGGCGATAAAAAACAAAGCCAAGATAATAAGGACGGCTCTGAGCAATCTTCAGATTCTAAAGACTCGCAATCTCAAGATTCACAGCAGAATCAGCAGAATCAGCAGAATCAGCAGAATCAGCAGAAAGATAAATCTCAATCTGAAAGCGAGTCAAAATCAGATAAACAAGAAAAATCCGATGCTTCTTCTCAAGATAAAAAGAAACAAGAACAGAAAGAAAAATCAGCACAAGCAAGCGATAAGCAAAAAGAGCAAAGCAACGCTGACAAAGAGAAGAAACAAGCTCAAATGCTGTCTCAACAAGGTCAAGTTGATAGCGATGCAAAAACAACGGATCCACGTTTACAAAAACTAGAGCAATCTGGTGCTAAAGAAGACGAACTGCTTCGTGCCCTACTCTATTTACAAGCTCAACAACAAGAGCCACCACAAGCTTCTGAGAACGAATGGTAA
- a CDS encoding vWA domain-containing protein produces MIEFMWWWAWFFLPIPLVIYFLMPEKEAGEAIHLPRLPDQGEYKQPNKRINIGLLSLAWLLLVAALARPVWYGEPVDIQPEHRDMMLVVDLSGSMAEEDMKTSNGDFVDRLTAVKQVVSDFIDQRKGDRLGLVLFGDHAYLQTPLTFDRNTVREQLDRTVLNLVGQRTAIGEGLGLATKTFIESNAPQRTIILLSDGANTAGVLEPLEAAQLAKDNHAKIYTVGIGAGEMQVRGFFGKQTVNTARDLDEDTLTKIATMTGGQYFRARNADELAEIYQTIDALEPVTQATQTWRPHEEWFRYPLMGYLFVLFIIVGVRKRHG; encoded by the coding sequence ATGATTGAATTTATGTGGTGGTGGGCATGGTTTTTCTTGCCAATCCCATTGGTGATCTATTTCTTAATGCCAGAAAAAGAAGCTGGCGAAGCGATTCATTTGCCTCGTTTACCAGACCAAGGTGAATACAAACAACCGAATAAACGCATTAATATCGGCTTATTATCATTGGCTTGGCTTTTATTGGTAGCGGCACTTGCACGTCCTGTCTGGTATGGTGAACCTGTGGATATTCAACCAGAGCACAGAGACATGATGCTGGTGGTGGATTTATCTGGTTCCATGGCTGAAGAAGACATGAAAACCAGTAATGGTGATTTTGTTGACCGCTTAACCGCGGTTAAGCAAGTGGTGTCCGATTTTATTGACCAACGTAAGGGCGATCGCCTTGGCTTGGTGCTGTTTGGTGATCACGCTTATCTTCAAACACCCCTCACCTTTGATAGAAACACGGTACGTGAACAATTAGATCGTACCGTGCTAAATCTTGTAGGCCAACGTACCGCAATTGGTGAAGGCTTAGGGCTGGCAACCAAAACCTTTATTGAAAGTAATGCACCGCAAAGAACCATTATTTTATTAAGTGATGGTGCTAATACGGCCGGTGTACTAGAACCATTAGAAGCGGCACAACTGGCAAAAGATAATCATGCCAAGATTTACACCGTTGGTATTGGCGCTGGTGAAATGCAAGTACGTGGATTCTTTGGAAAACAAACGGTAAATACCGCTCGTGATCTGGATGAAGATACCTTAACCAAGATTGCAACAATGACTGGCGGACAATATTTCCGAGCTCGTAACGCCGATGAACTTGCAGAAATTTATCAAACCATTGATGCATTAGAGCCTGTGACTCAAGCAACACAAACTTGGCGTCCCCATGAAGAGTGGTTCCGTTACCCACTAATGGGCTATTTGTTTGTTCTTTTCATTATTGTTGGAGTAAGAAAACGCCATGGTTAA
- a CDS encoding DUF4381 domain-containing protein, whose product MSLSSTAAPNAESPSAPLPLADLHLPEAPSFSLSWQGYGFIFLIIACIALLVWAFMAYRKKRRLQRVALSELAKLKPEQTRDVAKLLKQAALSHFSRQQIAALHGLAWWNFIEQKLPTKKQANVHFATRSEMLEKALYGKVPLSETNQKRFYDDVRYWLIHALPAKQQKAEQGAKHD is encoded by the coding sequence ATGTCTTTATCTTCAACAGCAGCACCAAATGCTGAATCACCGTCCGCCCCATTGCCTTTAGCGGATTTACACTTACCAGAAGCACCAAGCTTCTCGCTGTCATGGCAAGGTTACGGATTCATTTTTCTTATTATTGCTTGTATTGCTCTTCTTGTTTGGGCTTTTATGGCTTATAGAAAAAAACGACGCCTTCAACGTGTCGCTTTATCGGAATTAGCGAAATTAAAGCCAGAACAGACTCGTGATGTAGCAAAGCTATTAAAACAAGCGGCATTGAGCCATTTCTCTCGTCAGCAAATTGCAGCACTGCATGGACTCGCTTGGTGGAATTTTATTGAACAAAAGCTTCCGACTAAAAAACAAGCCAATGTTCACTTTGCTACTCGCTCAGAAATGCTCGAGAAAGCCTTATACGGCAAAGTGCCTTTATCTGAAACCAATCAAAAACGCTTTTATGATGATGTGCGTTACTGGTTGATTCATGCATTGCCTGCAAAACAACAAAAAGCAGAGCAAGGAGCAAAACATGATTGA
- a CDS encoding DUF58 domain-containing protein, with the protein MKKTNTLTLPPHSNGVTLSLNELVHYKNHSLQWLPPAQSVWSKMNGSHQSRQKGRGMDFSEVRQYQPGDDIRSIDWRVTARTGKPHTKLYSEEREQPTMLFVDVSDTMRFGSQLLFKSVQAAHFASLLSWITLAEKDRVGGIIFDGKSTLDCKPSSRQKMVLQFLQKVIERHNTTSSNTEQTTTQQTDSFVKGLQQLQRLCPKGSEIVIISDFYALTDDCKAIFSQLSKHNRIQFVMINDPLEQGVTRFNGVEHVSDNKRSAWLDFSSLSTKNALQQQANLHKAYVQNMAMQLGIHLHTLSSGFPLLNQLTTAQDKGSN; encoded by the coding sequence GTGAAGAAAACAAATACACTAACACTGCCACCACACAGCAATGGCGTTACCTTGTCACTTAATGAGTTGGTTCACTACAAGAACCACTCATTACAGTGGTTACCGCCAGCACAATCTGTATGGTCAAAAATGAATGGCAGTCATCAAAGCCGTCAAAAAGGCCGTGGCATGGATTTTTCTGAAGTACGCCAGTATCAACCGGGGGATGACATTCGCTCTATTGATTGGCGTGTCACTGCACGTACAGGAAAACCACATACCAAGCTCTACAGTGAAGAGCGAGAACAACCAACCATGCTTTTTGTGGATGTCAGTGACACCATGCGTTTTGGTTCACAGCTTCTATTCAAATCCGTTCAAGCGGCGCATTTTGCCAGTTTGCTCAGTTGGATAACCTTAGCTGAAAAAGATCGCGTTGGTGGGATCATCTTTGATGGTAAATCGACACTCGATTGTAAGCCCTCTTCTCGTCAGAAAATGGTCTTACAATTTCTTCAAAAGGTCATTGAGCGTCATAACACCACGTCATCAAATACAGAGCAAACGACAACGCAACAAACGGATTCTTTTGTTAAAGGGTTACAGCAGTTACAACGTTTGTGTCCAAAAGGCAGTGAAATCGTCATCATCAGTGATTTCTACGCACTTACGGACGATTGTAAAGCGATATTCAGTCAATTAAGCAAACACAATCGCATTCAGTTTGTGATGATAAACGATCCATTAGAGCAAGGGGTGACCCGTTTTAATGGCGTAGAGCATGTGTCTGATAACAAACGTTCGGCATGGTTAGACTTCTCCTCTCTTTCCACTAAAAATGCCTTACAACAACAGGCGAACCTACATAAAGCGTATGTACAAAACATGGCAATGCAATTGGGCATTCATTTACATACCCTATCGTCAGGTTTTCCTTTATTAAATCAATTAACCACTGCACAGGATAAAGGAAGTAACTAA
- a CDS encoding AAA family ATPase: protein MPALKIQQLQTYLESQVIGQPDLVKQLLIALLADGHILVEGPPGLAKTRAVKILADSIEGDFHRIQFTPDLLPSDLTGTDIYRQETGEFTFQPGPIFNSLVLADEINRAPAKVQAAMLEAMAEKQITAGRNTYQLPELFLVMATQNPIEQEGTYPLPEAQLDRFLMHLDVDYPGAQDELAILRLNRGEALGEQAQRPQPLAQSEIFSARKEVLSIYMAPEIEQYIIRITMATRKPAQYCQELANQLEMGVSPRATLALDRCARAHAWLAGRDYVSPEDVQAMAYPVLRHRLLLSFQAQAEGTTANKVIERLLQMVAAS, encoded by the coding sequence ATGCCAGCGTTAAAAATTCAACAATTACAAACTTACCTTGAATCTCAAGTCATTGGTCAACCAGATTTAGTAAAGCAGTTATTAATTGCCCTACTTGCAGATGGTCATATTTTAGTTGAAGGTCCTCCGGGTCTTGCAAAAACGCGTGCAGTTAAAATTTTGGCAGACTCTATTGAGGGAGATTTCCACCGTATTCAATTCACTCCTGACTTATTGCCATCAGACTTAACCGGTACCGATATTTACCGTCAAGAGACCGGAGAATTTACATTCCAACCGGGTCCAATTTTCAACTCATTAGTATTGGCTGATGAGATCAACCGTGCGCCAGCCAAAGTCCAAGCAGCGATGCTAGAAGCCATGGCTGAAAAACAAATTACAGCGGGTCGAAATACCTATCAACTGCCTGAGCTATTCCTAGTCATGGCAACGCAAAACCCAATTGAACAAGAAGGGACTTACCCACTACCAGAAGCGCAGCTTGATCGTTTCTTAATGCATTTAGATGTGGATTACCCTGGCGCACAAGACGAACTAGCCATTCTTCGTTTAAATCGTGGGGAAGCCTTAGGTGAACAAGCACAAAGACCGCAACCATTAGCACAAAGTGAAATATTCAGTGCTCGTAAAGAAGTGTTATCCATTTACATGGCACCTGAAATTGAGCAGTACATTATTCGTATTACAATGGCGACACGTAAGCCTGCGCAATACTGCCAAGAGTTAGCAAACCAACTTGAAATGGGGGTTAGCCCACGTGCGACATTAGCGTTAGATCGTTGTGCTCGTGCACATGCATGGTTAGCTGGTCGTGATTACGTAAGCCCTGAAGATGTTCAAGCTATGGCTTATCCTGTGTTACGTCACCGATTGCTATTAAGTTTCCAAGCGCAAGCAGAAGGCACAACGGCAAATAAAGTCATTGAGCGTTTATTACAAATGGTAGCGGCGTCTTAA
- a CDS encoding methyl-accepting chemotaxis protein — translation MINLTIKQKLVAGIVIAIIASTSLVGIVAQKKAYETLDERLTTLELPTILDRIGGEVDKEVAVLSAAAEQMSNNPFIIDAISDPYISPEDQDVLIGQLNKLKQQHNLNDASVANRQTANYWNQDGFLRQLNKQQDGWFFGFTQSGPERMLNVFTEQNGEVKLFVNFQQLNGVSMAGLSKSLDDMVALLNGFRIEQTGFVYLMDGDGNIKIHKNKAIMGKQTITDVVGSAEASVLLTKKNFNLSRMEKGGQEIFIASHYIPSMEWFIVAEVPVSEVFESLHASTQDIIMWIVVIIAVFVSLAIWGAGSITNKLNELAHRFKELGDGEGDLTHRIEVKGNDEITELSKGFNSFVEKIHNTVSEVVETGHVLHTTAENVALKATSTRDNSEMQRDQTLQVVTAINQMGSTINEIASNAANAAQSASKAEASTQDGRQTVIDSRDAITQLEGDLVQVSHVVEQLAGTTQDIGSILDVIRGISEQTNLLALNAAIEAARAGDHGRGFAVVADEVRQLASCTSESTDEIQKMIDQLQNEAKNAVDAMEASHSVTARGVESADSATQVLAGIAKSITDISDMNTQVATATEEQSTVVYTINQNIEEINGINELTTATAQELADSSQQLNALSQRLDQLVGAFKV, via the coding sequence ATGATTAATCTAACAATAAAACAGAAACTCGTCGCCGGTATCGTTATCGCTATCATTGCTTCAACTTCTCTTGTGGGTATTGTTGCCCAAAAAAAAGCGTACGAAACTTTAGATGAAAGGCTAACCACGCTCGAACTTCCGACTATTCTTGATCGAATTGGTGGAGAAGTAGATAAAGAGGTGGCAGTACTTTCTGCTGCTGCTGAGCAAATGTCTAATAACCCTTTCATTATCGATGCTATTTCTGATCCTTACATCTCTCCTGAAGACCAAGATGTTCTTATTGGTCAATTAAATAAACTAAAACAACAACATAATCTAAATGATGCATCTGTTGCTAACCGTCAAACAGCAAACTATTGGAATCAGGATGGTTTTTTACGTCAACTAAACAAACAACAAGACGGTTGGTTTTTTGGGTTCACACAGAGTGGCCCTGAGCGTATGTTGAATGTATTTACCGAACAAAACGGTGAAGTAAAACTGTTTGTTAATTTCCAACAGCTAAATGGCGTTTCAATGGCTGGTTTATCTAAATCATTAGATGATATGGTGGCTTTGTTAAATGGATTTAGAATTGAACAAACGGGTTTTGTTTATTTAATGGATGGTGATGGTAATATCAAAATCCATAAAAACAAAGCGATTATGGGCAAGCAAACCATTACAGATGTGGTTGGTTCTGCTGAAGCATCGGTATTACTAACAAAGAAAAACTTCAATTTGAGCCGCATGGAAAAAGGTGGCCAAGAGATCTTTATTGCTTCGCATTACATTCCTTCAATGGAGTGGTTTATTGTTGCTGAAGTACCGGTTTCTGAAGTGTTTGAAAGTTTGCATGCCTCTACCCAAGACATCATTATGTGGATTGTGGTGATTATTGCGGTATTTGTCTCTTTAGCGATTTGGGGCGCAGGCTCAATCACTAATAAACTGAACGAACTTGCACATCGCTTTAAAGAACTAGGTGATGGGGAAGGTGACTTAACGCATCGTATCGAAGTGAAAGGTAATGATGAAATAACCGAACTTTCAAAAGGCTTTAATAGTTTTGTCGAGAAAATTCACAATACGGTTTCTGAAGTGGTTGAAACTGGCCATGTATTACACACTACGGCTGAAAATGTAGCGTTAAAAGCAACATCAACGCGTGATAACAGTGAAATGCAGCGTGACCAAACGCTTCAAGTCGTAACGGCTATTAACCAAATGGGTAGTACGATTAACGAAATTGCATCCAATGCGGCGAATGCAGCACAATCAGCAAGTAAAGCTGAAGCAAGTACTCAAGATGGTCGTCAAACTGTGATTGATTCTCGTGATGCAATTACCCAACTTGAAGGTGATTTAGTTCAAGTCAGCCATGTGGTGGAGCAATTAGCGGGTACAACACAAGACATTGGCTCTATCCTTGACGTTATTCGTGGTATTTCAGAGCAAACCAATTTACTTGCGTTAAATGCAGCCATTGAAGCCGCTCGTGCTGGTGATCATGGTCGTGGTTTTGCTGTGGTTGCAGATGAAGTTCGTCAATTAGCAAGTTGCACATCAGAATCGACGGATGAAATCCAGAAGATGATTGATCAACTGCAAAATGAAGCGAAAAATGCGGTAGATGCGATGGAAGCAAGTCACAGTGTAACGGCTCGTGGTGTTGAATCTGCAGACAGTGCAACACAAGTGTTAGCGGGTATTGCAAAAAGTATCACGGATATTTCTGATATGAATACGCAAGTGGCAACGGCAACAGAAGAGCAATCTACTGTGGTTTATACGATTAACCAAAACATCGAAGAGATTAATGGTATTAATGAGTTAACCACCGCCACAGCACAAGAACTTGCGGATTCAAGTCAGCAATTGAACGCACTTTCACAACGATTAGATCAATTAGTTGGTGCTTTTAAAGTCTAA
- a CDS encoding DUF445 domain-containing protein has translation MLNKSMITNLISLILLGVGYYTQQNTLYYIGLFAFSGALTNWLAIHMLFEKVPGLYGSGVIPARFEEFKASIKRLMMDQFFTKANVDKFLSNEMSSATNINLEPVIDKIDLSPAFDSLVEVIMNSQFGGMLAMFGGQEAIDPMREPFIEKMKASITEISQQEQFKQALKEELEAPEMMEDIQSTIEDIIDQRLNELTPKMVKEMVQDMIKNHLGWLVVWGGIFGGVIGMLSTLI, from the coding sequence ATGTTAAATAAAAGCATGATTACTAACTTGATTTCGTTAATCTTGTTAGGTGTTGGTTATTACACGCAACAAAATACACTCTATTATATTGGCCTATTTGCTTTCTCTGGGGCATTAACAAACTGGCTTGCTATTCACATGTTGTTTGAAAAGGTTCCAGGTCTTTATGGTTCAGGAGTTATTCCTGCACGCTTTGAGGAGTTTAAAGCCAGCATTAAGCGTTTAATGATGGATCAGTTCTTCACCAAAGCGAACGTAGATAAGTTTTTATCAAATGAAATGAGCTCTGCTACGAACATTAACCTAGAGCCTGTGATTGATAAGATTGACCTTTCACCAGCCTTTGATTCTTTGGTTGAGGTGATCATGAACTCTCAATTTGGTGGCATGCTTGCAATGTTTGGTGGTCAAGAAGCCATTGACCCAATGCGTGAACCGTTTATTGAAAAAATGAAAGCATCAATTACTGAGATCAGTCAGCAAGAGCAATTTAAACAAGCACTAAAAGAAGAGCTTGAAGCCCCAGAAATGATGGAAGACATTCAATCGACGATTGAGGATATTATTGACCAACGCCTAAATGAACTTACTCCTAAAATGGTGAAAGAAATGGTTCAGGATATGATCAAAAATCACCTTGGATGGCTTGTTGTTTGGGGGGGAATTTTCGGTGGTGTTATCGGAATGCTTTCCACGCTAATTTAA